A single Chitinivibrionales bacterium DNA region contains:
- a CDS encoding DUF5060 domain-containing protein: MKLHNTRCIRWLNMWTNKRAITAGLVHVGVMVIALSAADIAQWKRWEADLTAEKSYANPFKDVTVHVEYRHESGTTLKTLGFWYEDNTFKIRCAFPRTGTWTWETACSNTAD; this comes from the coding sequence ATGAAATTGCATAATACACGATGTATACGGTGGTTGAATATGTGGACCAATAAACGCGCAATTACCGCCGGCCTGGTGCATGTTGGTGTAATGGTCATTGCCCTGTCCGCTGCGGATATAGCGCAGTGGAAGCGGTGGGAAGCGGACCTGACAGCCGAAAAGTCGTATGCGAATCCATTCAAAGATGTTACTGTGCATGTCGAATACCGGCACGAATCCGGCACAACGCTCAAAACGCTGGGATTCTGGTACGAGGACAACACCTTCAAAATACGCTGCGCATTTCCCCGGACCGGTACCTGGACGTGGGAGACCGCCTGTTCCAACACCGCCGATG